A region of Toxorhynchites rutilus septentrionalis strain SRP chromosome 1, ASM2978413v1, whole genome shotgun sequence DNA encodes the following proteins:
- the LOC129761880 gene encoding uncharacterized protein LOC129761880 isoform X1 has protein sequence MSSYDEVMCLDGVNGPAELPVVSSQHHLEELARSELNSDDVSITLSAGSAKGDNYIGIVFRARVECRQTGKHKNIIVKLPPQSEARRNQFFARPSFEREICFYTEIYPMMVKFQLEKGIELDDGTNGGFNQIPRCLRTSLVEREEAIFMTDLKEAGFDMFDRHQLQGIEHHRLLVKTLGRFHAISFALKDQQPELIAPYQGMMELFATREDDGSLDTWFTMLIERTLGTLDEQEEPEVYSKTKAALEGKFMDMIIDLTKGENAEPYAVICHGDCWNNNMLFKSENGIPVDIRLLDWQICRYASPVLDLMYFIFTASTKEFRELHYEHLLDLYYESLADFLRRLGSDPEKLFPRKALDEQLQRFGRFGLMMAVMLLPVINTKSEDVPDLEEMSEKLESGADVTENINNFRSEETEGIYREKMSGCCRDMVRLGYI, from the exons GTCATGTGCCTAGATGGTGTAAATGGTCCGGCGGAGCTACCGGTGGTCTCCTCCCAGCACCATCTTGAGGAGCTGGCACGCAGCGAACTTAACTCCGATGACGTGTCGATCACGCTGAGCGCCGGTTCCGCCAAAGGGGATAACTACATCGGGATAGTGTTCCGAGCCCGGGTCGAATGTCGCCAGACTGGAAAACATAAGAACATCATTGTGAAACTTCCGCCTCAGAGCGAAGCCCGACGGAATCAGTTTTTCGCTCGACCCAGTTTCGAGCGGGAGATTTGTTTCTACACCGAAATCTACCCGATGATGGTAAAGTTTCAGCTAGAAAAGGGCATTGAGCTGGACGACGGAACGAACGGAGGATTCAATCAGATTCCCAGATGCCTCCGGACCAGCTTGGTGGAGCGCGAGGAAGCTATTTTCATGACGGACCTGAAGGAAGCTGGCTTCGATATGTTCGATCGACACCAGTTGCAGGGAATAGAGCACCACCGGTTATTGGTGAAGACGCTGGGGCGATTCCATGCGATTTCTTTCGCATTGAAAGATCAGCAGCCGGAGCTAATTGCACCGTACCAGGGAATGATGGAGCTGTTTGCCACTCGTGAAGATGACGGATCGCTAGATACATGGTTTACCATGTTGATTGAAAGGACGCTTGGAACGTTGGATGAGCAGGAGGAGCCAGAGGTGTACAGTAAAACAAAGGCGGCATTAGAAGGAAAATTTATGGATATGATAATCGATCTAACCAAGGGTGAGAATGCCGAACCTTATGCTGTTATCTGTCACGGCGATTGTTGGAATAACAATATGCTGTTCAAGAGCGAG AACGGCATTCCAGTGGACATTCGGCTGCTGGATTGGCAGATTTGTCGCTACGCCTCTCCGGTTCTCGATCTGATGTATTTCATTTTCACCGCTTCAACGAAAGAGTTCCgagaattgcactacgaacacTTGCTGGATTTGTATTACGAAAGCCTTGCCGATTTCCTCCGTCGGCTGGGATCCGATCCGGAAAAGCTTTTCCCCAGAAAGGCCCTCGATGAGCAACTGCAACGATTTGGCCGCTTTGGGCTAATGATGGCTGTGATGTTGCTTCCGGTGATCAACACCAAGAGCGAAGATGTTCCGGATTTGGAGGAGATGTCCGAAAAGCTTGAAAGTGGCGCCGATGTCACCGAAAACATAAACAATTTCCGATCGGAGGAAACAGAAGGAATCTATCGGGAGAAGATGAGCGGTTGCTGCCGGGATATGGTTCGATTAGGGTAT
- the LOC129761880 gene encoding uncharacterized protein LOC129761880 isoform X2 produces the protein MCLDGVNGPAELPVVSSQHHLEELARSELNSDDVSITLSAGSAKGDNYIGIVFRARVECRQTGKHKNIIVKLPPQSEARRNQFFARPSFEREICFYTEIYPMMVKFQLEKGIELDDGTNGGFNQIPRCLRTSLVEREEAIFMTDLKEAGFDMFDRHQLQGIEHHRLLVKTLGRFHAISFALKDQQPELIAPYQGMMELFATREDDGSLDTWFTMLIERTLGTLDEQEEPEVYSKTKAALEGKFMDMIIDLTKGENAEPYAVICHGDCWNNNMLFKSENGIPVDIRLLDWQICRYASPVLDLMYFIFTASTKEFRELHYEHLLDLYYESLADFLRRLGSDPEKLFPRKALDEQLQRFGRFGLMMAVMLLPVINTKSEDVPDLEEMSEKLESGADVTENINNFRSEETEGIYREKMSGCCRDMVRLGYI, from the exons ATGTGCCTAGATGGTGTAAATGGTCCGGCGGAGCTACCGGTGGTCTCCTCCCAGCACCATCTTGAGGAGCTGGCACGCAGCGAACTTAACTCCGATGACGTGTCGATCACGCTGAGCGCCGGTTCCGCCAAAGGGGATAACTACATCGGGATAGTGTTCCGAGCCCGGGTCGAATGTCGCCAGACTGGAAAACATAAGAACATCATTGTGAAACTTCCGCCTCAGAGCGAAGCCCGACGGAATCAGTTTTTCGCTCGACCCAGTTTCGAGCGGGAGATTTGTTTCTACACCGAAATCTACCCGATGATGGTAAAGTTTCAGCTAGAAAAGGGCATTGAGCTGGACGACGGAACGAACGGAGGATTCAATCAGATTCCCAGATGCCTCCGGACCAGCTTGGTGGAGCGCGAGGAAGCTATTTTCATGACGGACCTGAAGGAAGCTGGCTTCGATATGTTCGATCGACACCAGTTGCAGGGAATAGAGCACCACCGGTTATTGGTGAAGACGCTGGGGCGATTCCATGCGATTTCTTTCGCATTGAAAGATCAGCAGCCGGAGCTAATTGCACCGTACCAGGGAATGATGGAGCTGTTTGCCACTCGTGAAGATGACGGATCGCTAGATACATGGTTTACCATGTTGATTGAAAGGACGCTTGGAACGTTGGATGAGCAGGAGGAGCCAGAGGTGTACAGTAAAACAAAGGCGGCATTAGAAGGAAAATTTATGGATATGATAATCGATCTAACCAAGGGTGAGAATGCCGAACCTTATGCTGTTATCTGTCACGGCGATTGTTGGAATAACAATATGCTGTTCAAGAGCGAG AACGGCATTCCAGTGGACATTCGGCTGCTGGATTGGCAGATTTGTCGCTACGCCTCTCCGGTTCTCGATCTGATGTATTTCATTTTCACCGCTTCAACGAAAGAGTTCCgagaattgcactacgaacacTTGCTGGATTTGTATTACGAAAGCCTTGCCGATTTCCTCCGTCGGCTGGGATCCGATCCGGAAAAGCTTTTCCCCAGAAAGGCCCTCGATGAGCAACTGCAACGATTTGGCCGCTTTGGGCTAATGATGGCTGTGATGTTGCTTCCGGTGATCAACACCAAGAGCGAAGATGTTCCGGATTTGGAGGAGATGTCCGAAAAGCTTGAAAGTGGCGCCGATGTCACCGAAAACATAAACAATTTCCGATCGGAGGAAACAGAAGGAATCTATCGGGAGAAGATGAGCGGTTGCTGCCGGGATATGGTTCGATTAGGGTAT